The following is a genomic window from Candidatus Obscuribacter sp..
CGCACTCACTGGAGCTACGAGACTGCCGATGTCTCTTTAATCCACAATATGATTTTGTGCGCTCTGCCTGAGCAGGCTCTCGCCCCCGAAGTGGATAACTCATATGCATTTACAAGTACTCTCTCTAGAGGAGAAGCTGAGTCTGCCAGTGCGCTGTCGCCGGTGCAAGCAGTTAGCAGTGAGCCACAAGTAATCGCTATCGAGCCCAGTACATATGGTGAAGCCATTGACAGTATCAAAGACCCTGACGCACTAAAAGTAGATCGCAGCTATGAACGAGACGATGGTCTGGCTTTGACACCACCTCTGCCTGCTCTCGAGCCAGCTCCGGCAGCACCTCAGTCTCAGTCTGTGGAGCCCTTTGCTGTAAGTGCAAGCTCGGAGTTGCAAAAGGAGTTTGGTTATTTAGTCGCGCCTCAAAAAATTGGCGCTCTCGAATCACTACTTTATAATCCAGTTACTGGCTTATTGTCTGCGGCAGCTTTTGCCCATCATTTGAGCAGCGAATTTACACGACGTCGGGTTTGTGGTGGTAGTTTTACTCTGGTAGTGATGCGTTTGCGCACCGCCTCTGGTGTAAATGTAGATCTTGATAAAGCAGCTGAGCGTATCAGTCTTATCCGGTCTATAGTGAGACCCTGTGACATGCTTTATCAGATTGACAATTATGGCTTTATTTTGATTTTGCCAGATATTGACACACAAGTTGCCAGGCAGTATTGCAGCGACTTTTTGCGTCAGATTGTCGCTAAAAAGAGAGCTAATAATCTAGATCGAGTCTTTATCAAAGTTGGAGTAGCCACCGCACCGGCTGATGGTTTGACTTCAGCTCAGGTATTTGAGTCTGCTATGTCAAAAGAAAATAGCTCAATCACTGCTCTTTGAGCCGTAGCCACCGCCTCCCGGAGTGGATATGACGACAGCGTCACCGCTTTTGAGTTCTCTACTATCCAAGTATTCTAAAACCTCAATTGTGCCATCCTTGCGCCATACTTCAGTCTTGCCGCTCATTGCTGCGCCACCACCCTTGATGCCCTGGGGACGCGTATTGCGGCGGTTGCTGAGGATACTTGCTTGCATCGCTTCTAAAAAACGAATTTGTCTGACCGTGCCTGCCCCGCCCTGGTAAAGACCCGGTCCGCCAGAGCCATGGCGCAGGCTGAATTGTTCTAGCAAGACCGGGTAGCGGCTCTCCAATATCTCTGGATCGGTCAGCCGAGAATTGGTCATATGGGTTTGCACCGCGCTTGCCCCGTCAAAACCATCGCCCGCTCCAGCTCCGCCGCAAATAGTCTCGTAGTATTGATAGTGTTCATTGCCGAAAGTAAAATTGTTCATGGTGCCTTGTGAATCAGCAAGCTTACCCAGGCAGCGGTAGAGCGCATCTACTATTGCTTGAGAGGTCTCGACATTGCCCGCAACGACAGCTCGTGGATAATCTGGTGATAGCAGTGAATGTGGCGGAATAATGATGTTTAATGGCTCAACACAGCCATCGTTAAGCGGGATATCGCGTTTTGTCAGTGTGCGAAATACATACAGGACTGCTGCTCGCACTACTGCTCTGGGCGTATTGAAGTTGTTATTGGTCGGTCCACTTGTACCTGTAAAGTCTATCGTGGCAGATTGTTTGTCCTGGCTGATGGTAATACTGACAGATATTATGCTGCCATCATCCATGGTGCTTTGTGCTTGACCATCTGTGAGATCACCGAGGATTTCGAGTACAGCTATGCGGGCGTTTGCTCTGGCAAAATCCATGTATGACTTTACTTCGCTCAGTCCTCTTTGCGCTGCTAGACTGGACAGGGCGGCAATGCCTTTGTGGTTGGCTGCTATCTGTGCCTTGATATCGCTTATGGTTTGCTCGATATTGCGAGCAGGATATGGATTATCTAAAAATAGTTGTCGCACCCGAGCATCTAATAAATGCCCATGCTCCATCACTATAACATTATCTAGCATAGTGCCCTCTTGTTCGATAGAGGTGCTCAAAGGTGGCATCGAGCCTGGAGTGATGCCGCCAATGTCGGCATGGTGTCCTCGCGATGCTACAAAAAATACAGGCTCGGATTGACCGGCCAAAAAGACCGGACTGATTGCCGTGATATCTGGCAGGTGAGTGCCGCCGTTGTATGGATTGTTGGATAAATAGACATCACCAGATTTGATACCGCAGGATGCTGGCTGGTGGTCTTTACTCTGGCAGGCTTTAATAAGGCTAACCACTGCCTCACCCATCGAACCCAGATGTACAGGCATATGCGGAGCATTGGCAATCAGTCTGCCCTGTCCATCAAAAATCGCACAGCTAAAATCGAGACGCTCTTTGATGTTGACCGAGTGACTTACTTGCTGCAAAGTTAGTCCCATTTCTTCGGCGATGGCCATAAATATATTGTTGTACAGCTCCAGCTTGACTGGGTCGCAGACAGGCTTTGTCTCTGTCGTATCTTCTATTTTTATTGCTTCACTCAATTCACTTTTATTGCTAGCTACCTCTGTCAATTGCAAACTGCCATCCACCAGCACTTCTGCCTGCCAGCCTGGCTCAATTACTGTGGCATTGGTGGCGTCGGCAAGCAGAGCCGGACCAGTGATAATTTGACCGACTATGAGATCTTTGCGAGTCAGGGGCTGGACTTTATGCCAGCTACCGGCAGCGTATATGTCCTGACTGGTCTTTAAAGTCTCGTCTTGATAGGTGATGAAGTGATAGCTTGTGTGTTCGTCCAGGCTAGTAGCTGCAATCAGCTCCAGCTCAATATCGCTTACTGTCACTGTCTTTTGGTTGTCAAAAAAGCCAAAAAGGCGCGTGTGATTGTGCTCAAACTTTTGCAAGAGAGTGCTCTCGTTATCACCGCTTAGATAGTCTACGACTATGCTTGTATCGGCACCGTCATAACGCAAAAACAGTCTTCTGTGCTCGACAACGGTGCTACCATCGTCTGCTTTGAGAGTGCTAAGTAGCTTTTTGTGCATTGATTTAAAGGTTGGTTGCATGGCTAAAAGCTCACTGTCGGAGAGCTTTTGCTGCCAGGTACATAGGTCTGTACGGGACTGTGGTGCCTGTCCTATGCCATAGGCAGAGAGTACGCCAGCTAGCGGGCTTATCAATACTCTTTTGATATTTAGTCGTTTGGCAATCATGCAAGCATGCTGTCCGCCTGCGCCACCAAAGGCTACAAGCGTTGCTTCGCTGATGTCATGCCCGCGCTCAGTAGAGACCTTGAGTAGTGCCCTGGACATTTTTTCGGTGGCTACTTCGAGATAGCCATAGGCCAATCTCGCTATGTCTTGATACTCTGAGAGTCCGGTTTTGTTTGAGATTTTTTGACCAAGCTCAGTAAATAGTGCGGTCGCTCGCTCTTTGTTGAGGGGCTCTTTGAGACTCTTACCAAATGTCTGAGGGAAGTTGGCAGCGCAGATACGACCAAGCACTAAATTGGCATCGGTTACAGTCAGTGGTCCCCCGTGTCCATAGCAAGCTGGTCCCGGATAGGCGCCACCTGACTGTGGTCCAACCAAGAGGCGTGCTCCGTCAAAGTCTAATATTGACCCGCCGCCGCTAGCTACGGTATGGACTGCTAACATCGGTGTGCGCACTCTGACACCGGATATGGTGGTCTCATAAAGACGGTCAAATTGGCCATCATAGTAACTTACATCAGTAGATGTGCCGCCCATATCAAAGCCCAATATCGGTCCTAAGTAGTGGCGCTTAGCTGAGCTTACTGCTCCCACTACACCACCGGCTGGTCCTGATAAGAGTGCGTCTTTGCCTCTAAAGCTAGTGGCATCAGTGAGCCCGCCATCTGATTTTATAAATTGCAAGTCAGAGTCTCTTAGCTCTTTAGCAAGATTGGCTGTGTATTCTGTTAATACAGGTGTGAGGTAAGCATCCACACAGGTGGTATCGCCTCTGCCGACAAATTTGATTTGCTGGCTGATTTGATGCGACAGTGAGACTTGTGCAAAACCTACCTCCCTGGCGATTTCACCCAGGCTTTTTTCGTCATCAGGGTATCTATAACTGTGCATCAAAGCAATAGCCAGAGCGGCATCTGGTCTGCGTTTAAAAATCTCGGCTAGTTGTATTTTTGCTTGAGTGCTATCGAGTGCTTGTATTTGATTGCCTTTTACATCGACACGGCAATCAATCTCTAAAGTCTCGCTGTAGAGTGCCTGGGCTTTGTGGATATCCAGTGCAAAGATGTCTGGACGGGCCTGATAGCCAATCTGGAGCGAGTCTTTAAAGCCTTTATTGGTGACAAAGACTAGATAGGTGCCCTGGCGAGTCAAAAGAGCGTTTGTCGCTACGGTTGTACCAACCCTGACTGCATCTATGGCTAAAAGCTCTTCCGGGTATAGTCGATGGGCTCGAGCGTATTGCAAAATCTCGTGGATGCCACGCACAGTGGCATCTGATTGATTGGATGCGCCAGGCAAAACAGAGAGTAGTTTGTGGACAAAAGTGCCGCCATCGGGTGCTACTGCAATTATGTCAGTGAAGGTCCCGCCCCTATCTACATAGAAGCGAAAAGCCGGTTGTTTCATGGTCTAGGATGCGTTATTGGCCGCATCTGAGAGGCTGTCGAGTTGCTTGGCTGTTGCATGGTAGGCCTGTGAGATTGCAGGACCCACTTTACCTGTTGTAAATGAAAAAGCCAGAGCTACCAGGACTGAAACAAAGGCAATTAATGTGGCGTATTCGGTTAAAGCTTGCCCCCTCGAGCGTCTCCTTAATGAGCGTCGAGCCAGGCTGGCACAGTGATACATAGTAAAAGAAACCTCCACAAATATTATACCCCTTGTCAAGGGGATCGTGTGGTATTGGTGGCTCAATATTGGGCATTAGTGCATGCGTTTAGCCTTTGATCTGGATGCCACGGGCTGTCAGTGCTGACTTTAGTTGTATTACAGATGCTTGATAGTTCTCTTCTTGGAAGTAACTGGCATATTTTGTCAGCAGAATTGGTTTGGTATTGACCTCTGGCCAGTGCATCTGATCAAT
Proteins encoded in this region:
- a CDS encoding hydantoinase B/oxoprolinase family protein, yielding MKQPAFRFYVDRGGTFTDIIAVAPDGGTFVHKLLSVLPGASNQSDATVRGIHEILQYARAHRLYPEELLAIDAVRVGTTVATNALLTRQGTYLVFVTNKGFKDSLQIGYQARPDIFALDIHKAQALYSETLEIDCRVDVKGNQIQALDSTQAKIQLAEIFKRRPDAALAIALMHSYRYPDDEKSLGEIAREVGFAQVSLSHQISQQIKFVGRGDTTCVDAYLTPVLTEYTANLAKELRDSDLQFIKSDGGLTDATSFRGKDALLSGPAGGVVGAVSSAKRHYLGPILGFDMGGTSTDVSYYDGQFDRLYETTISGVRVRTPMLAVHTVASGGGSILDFDGARLLVGPQSGGAYPGPACYGHGGPLTVTDANLVLGRICAANFPQTFGKSLKEPLNKERATALFTELGQKISNKTGLSEYQDIARLAYGYLEVATEKMSRALLKVSTERGHDISEATLVAFGGAGGQHACMIAKRLNIKRVLISPLAGVLSAYGIGQAPQSRTDLCTWQQKLSDSELLAMQPTFKSMHKKLLSTLKADDGSTVVEHRRLFLRYDGADTSIVVDYLSGDNESTLLQKFEHNHTRLFGFFDNQKTVTVSDIELELIAATSLDEHTSYHFITYQDETLKTSQDIYAAGSWHKVQPLTRKDLIVGQIITGPALLADATNATVIEPGWQAEVLVDGSLQLTEVASNKSELSEAIKIEDTTETKPVCDPVKLELYNNIFMAIAEEMGLTLQQVSHSVNIKERLDFSCAIFDGQGRLIANAPHMPVHLGSMGEAVVSLIKACQSKDHQPASCGIKSGDVYLSNNPYNGGTHLPDITAISPVFLAGQSEPVFFVASRGHHADIGGITPGSMPPLSTSIEQEGTMLDNVIVMEHGHLLDARVRQLFLDNPYPARNIEQTISDIKAQIAANHKGIAALSSLAAQRGLSEVKSYMDFARANARIAVLEILGDLTDGQAQSTMDDGSIISVSITISQDKQSATIDFTGTSGPTNNNFNTPRAVVRAAVLYVFRTLTKRDIPLNDGCVEPLNIIIPPHSLLSPDYPRAVVAGNVETSQAIVDALYRCLGKLADSQGTMNNFTFGNEHYQYYETICGGAGAGDGFDGASAVQTHMTNSRLTDPEILESRYPVLLEQFSLRHGSGGPGLYQGGAGTVRQIRFLEAMQASILSNRRNTRPQGIKGGGAAMSGKTEVWRKDGTIEVLEYLDSRELKSGDAVVISTPGGGGYGSKSSD